A window of Gadus chalcogrammus isolate NIFS_2021 chromosome 16, NIFS_Gcha_1.0, whole genome shotgun sequence contains these coding sequences:
- the LOC130406253 gene encoding P2X purinoceptor 7-like: MRPQAIRGRGSRGGRRGARGTGRAGRSRRRGAAVNLGQDDVLRVENLQALRIADEQARIQSLDLQMSHHLLQHCLTRDPSLMFDLLTMSSTDPPPSGPQVRDKPTWCICHNCREMPTDVERKCCGQQPHSCIAMLPHIEAYILQEGHLRLAIRIWNDVRALGDLPDPGESKKQFRYAAYRQFVVWQYGALGAGNRVVLPSCCVWKIRDRFPDPHGQYKGFSLFVSV; this comes from the exons atgagaccccaggccATTAGGGGCAGAGGAAGTAGAGGTGGAAGACGGGGAGCAAGAGGCACTGGACGAGCGGGAAGAAGCAGGAGACGCGGGGCTGCAGTAAACCTGGGGCAGGATGATGTACTGCGAGTGGAGAACCTGCAAGCTCTAAGGATAGCAGATGAGCAG GCAAGAATTCAAAGTCTGGATCTGCAAATGTCGCATCATTTGCTCCAGCACTGCCTGACACGCGACCCCAGCCTCATGTTCGACCTGCTCACCATGTCATCCACAGATCCTCCTCCATCAGGCCCTCAAGTGAGAGATAAACCCACCTGGTGCATCTGCCACAACTGCAGGGAAATGCCGACGGACGTGGAGCGCAAGTGCTGTGGGCAACAACCTCACTCATGTATAGCAATGCTGCCCCACATCGAGGCATACATTCTGCAAGAGGGGCACCTGCGCCTTGCAATCAGAATCTGGAACGATGTGCGGGCTTTGGGTGACCTTCCAGACCCAGGGGAAAGCAAGAAACAATTTCGCTATGCTGCATACCGACAGTTTGTTGTGTGGCAATATGGGGCACTGGGAGCAGGGAACAGAGTGGTCCTACCCAGTTGCTGTGTGTGGAAGATAAGAGACCGCTTTCCAGATCCACACGGACAATATAAAGGCTTCAGTTTATTTGTATCTGTGTGA
- the LOC130406281 gene encoding uncharacterized protein LOC130406281, with amino-acid sequence MQRLPPSGGRGKLLNHQQELAIVDMVVANNAIKLHEIQSRILEDQEIFHNINSISLATITRTLSKHRVRMKQLYTVPFERNSERVKVLRQQYVQRVMELEANQAPHEFVYVDEAGFNLAKRRRRGRNVIGKRATVDVPGQRGANITMCAAISNAGSLLHKCQVGPYNTERLLAFLDDLHQRLVPEQDQEGENRRTFVITWDNVAFHHSQAVTAWFEVHPRLICLFLPPYSPFLNPIEELFSTWRWKVYDHQPHDQLSLLEAMDAGCRDITVDDCQGWIRHSKRFYPRCIALDNIRCDVDENLWPNPEDRRD; translated from the exons ATGcaacgtcttcctccctctgGGGGAAGAGGTAAGCTCCTTAATCATCAACAAGAGCTTGCCATAGTAGATATGGTTGTTGCAAATAACGCAATTAAACTGCATGAGATTCAAAGCAGAATTTTGGAGGACCAAGAGATATTTCACAATATCAATAGCATCAGCCTCGCAACCATTACGCGGACATTGTCCAAACACAGAGTGCGGATGAAACAGCTCTACACTGTTCCCTTTGAGAGGAACAGTGAGCGAGTCAAGGTGCTACGACAACAATATGTCCAG AGAGTTATGGAATTGGAGGCCAACCAGGCCCCTCATGAATTCGTATACGTGGATGAGGCAGGATTTAATCTGGCCAAAAGGCGTCGACGTGGAAGAAATGTCATTGGAAAAAGGGCCACAGTTGATGTTCCTGGACAGAGAGGGGCAAATATCACTATGTGTGCGGCAATTTCAAATGCAGGATCACTCCTCCACAAATGTCAGGTTGGACCTTACAACACCGAGCGCCTCCTTGCTTTTCTCGATGATCTCCACCAGCGCCTGGTTCCAGAGCAGGATCAGGAGGGTGAAAACAGGAGGACCTTCGTTATCACCTGGGACAACGTGGCCTTCCATCACTCACAAGCAGTTACAGCATGGTTTGAGGTCCACCCAAGACTGATTTGTCTATTTCTTCCACCCTATTCACCTTTCCTCAACCCCATAGAGGAGTTATTTTCTACATGGAGGTGGAAAGTCTATGACCATCAGCCACATGACCAGTTGTCCCTCCTTGAAGCCATGGATGCTGGCTGCAGGGACATCACAGTTGATGATTGTCAAGGGTGGATCAGGCATTCCAAGCGGTTTTATCCAAGGTGTATCGCCTTGGATAACATCAGATGCGATGTGGATGAAAACTTGTGGCCTAACCCTGAAGATCGCAGGGATTAG